Proteins co-encoded in one Kutzneria chonburiensis genomic window:
- a CDS encoding adenylosuccinate synthetase → MREHVIVVDLGFGDAGKGATVDWLCANGSVSAVVRFNGGAQAAHNVVADGRHHRFAQFGSGTFANVPTLLSRHMLVEPIALAAESVALARLGVPDPLRLLHIDGDALLTTPIHVAANRAREDARGAARHGSCGLGIGETAAYALDHRAPKVADCQDIRLLTRLLDDLAHHYAPLISDRVGSITELVGLYREFAAAVQIVGPDALASFATQGQLVFEGAQGVLLDEWRGLHPHTTWSTVEPRHARAMITALGDRPYVLGVTRTYLTRHGAGPFPTEDPALALPEPHNTFGEYQGTFRVGHFDPILLRYAIEACGGIDGLSVTHFDQHTGVQSATAYLTENGVIDAIHCGPWQDLAHQQHLTQLLTTARPVLEDFTPDTIATHLGVPVVLTAHGPDRAHRVPTALVGTAG, encoded by the coding sequence ATGCGGGAGCACGTGATCGTCGTCGACCTGGGCTTCGGCGACGCCGGCAAGGGCGCGACGGTGGACTGGTTGTGCGCCAACGGGTCCGTGAGCGCGGTGGTGCGGTTCAACGGCGGCGCGCAGGCAGCACACAACGTTGTCGCCGACGGCCGGCACCACCGCTTCGCCCAGTTCGGCTCCGGCACATTCGCCAACGTGCCAACGTTGTTGTCACGCCACATGCTCGTCGAGCCAATCGCACTGGCCGCCGAATCGGTCGCACTTGCCCGCCTCGGCGTCCCAGATCCCTTGCGACTACTACACATCGACGGCGACGCGTTGCTCACCACGCCCATCCACGTGGCGGCGAACCGGGCGCGGGAGGACGCTCGGGGCGCCGCCCGCCACGGCTCGTGCGGCCTGGGCATCGGCGAGACCGCCGCCTACGCCCTCGACCACCGCGCCCCAAAAGTCGCCGACTGCCAGGACATCCGCCTACTGACCAGACTCCTCGACGACCTGGCCCACCACTACGCTCCCCTGATCAGCGACCGCGTCGGCTCCATCACCGAACTAGTCGGCCTCTACCGCGAATTCGCCGCCGCAGTACAGATCGTCGGCCCCGACGCCCTCGCCTCGTTCGCCACCCAGGGCCAGCTAGTTTTCGAAGGCGCACAGGGCGTCCTACTCGACGAGTGGCGCGGCCTACACCCCCACACCACTTGGTCCACAGTGGAGCCTCGCCACGCCCGCGCCATGATCACCGCCCTCGGCGACCGCCCGTACGTACTCGGCGTGACCCGCACCTACCTCACCCGCCACGGCGCCGGCCCTTTCCCCACCGAGGACCCCGCCCTGGCCCTACCCGAGCCCCACAACACCTTCGGCGAATACCAGGGCACTTTCCGCGTCGGCCACTTCGATCCGATCTTGCTGCGCTACGCCATCGAGGCTTGCGGCGGCATCGACGGTCTCTCCGTCACCCACTTCGACCAGCACACCGGCGTCCAGTCCGCCACCGCCTACCTCACCGAGAACGGCGTCATCGACGCCATCCACTGCGGCCCGTGGCAGGACCTAGCCCACCAGCAGCACCTCACCCAGCTACTCACCACTGCCCGCCCCGTACTAGAGGACTTCACCCCCGACACCATCGCCACCCACCTGGGCGTCCCCGTGGTGCTCACCGCCCACGGCCCCGACCGCGCCCACCGCGTCCCCACTGCTTTGGTGGGTACGGCAGGATAG
- a CDS encoding Glu/Leu/Phe/Val dehydrogenase dimerization domain-containing protein — protein MALAPLLEVTWTDPVTSRQGFLVIDRLVRGVCSGGLRMRDGCTLAEVRGLAAGMTRKEALYYRPANRYVPLGGAKGGIDCDPHDPRMRGILTRYLQGVRALLERHWTTGEDLGLQQKLIDEVVTEIGMESSIQAVYPLLSDRSAATSRLRRAFSLDVDGIPLPDLAGGIGVAEAVLTALSQLDIPCDGARAVIQGFGSMGGSTARYLSQAGLRIVAVSDSLGVITNPAGLDVELLLRSRNAFGEIARSSLRPSDTTLPLSSWLSIGADVLVPAAISYCITPTNQHHISAPLIVEAANLPVLPAAEALLTSRGIHVVPDFVANSGTNAWWWWTLFGDIDASVPQATHQIRTEMRRILTTVFTLARATSTTLRQAALSFTADQQAAIAALP, from the coding sequence GTGGCCTTGGCTCCACTGCTCGAGGTGACGTGGACCGATCCCGTCACGTCACGTCAGGGCTTCTTGGTCATCGACCGGCTCGTGCGTGGCGTCTGCTCCGGCGGTTTACGCATGCGGGACGGCTGCACCCTCGCCGAGGTTCGAGGGCTTGCCGCCGGCATGACCCGCAAGGAGGCGCTCTACTACCGCCCCGCCAACCGTTACGTCCCATTGGGTGGGGCCAAGGGTGGCATCGACTGCGATCCCCATGACCCTCGTATGCGAGGTATCCTCACCCGATATCTCCAGGGCGTGCGGGCGCTACTCGAACGTCATTGGACCACCGGCGAAGACCTTGGCTTACAACAGAAGCTCATCGACGAGGTCGTCACCGAGATCGGCATGGAGAGCTCCATCCAGGCCGTCTATCCGTTGCTTTCCGACCGCTCCGCCGCAACTTCCCGCCTCCGCCGAGCCTTCTCGTTGGACGTCGACGGCATCCCCTTGCCCGACCTCGCCGGCGGCATCGGCGTAGCCGAGGCCGTTCTGACCGCCTTATCCCAGCTGGACATCCCTTGCGACGGCGCCCGTGCCGTCATCCAGGGCTTCGGTTCCATGGGCGGTTCCACCGCCCGTTACCTCTCCCAGGCCGGTCTCCGCATCGTCGCCGTCTCCGACTCCCTCGGCGTCATCACCAACCCCGCCGGCCTCGACGTCGAGCTCCTTCTCCGCTCCCGCAACGCTTTCGGCGAGATCGCCCGCTCTTCCCTCCGCCCTTCCGACACTACGTTGCCTCTCTCTTCGTGGCTCTCCATCGGCGCCGACGTCCTGGTCCCCGCCGCCATCTCGTACTGCATCACTCCCACCAACCAGCACCACATCTCCGCACCCCTCATCGTCGAGGCCGCCAACCTCCCCGTCCTCCCGGCGGCCGAGGCCCTGCTGACCTCCCGCGGCATCCACGTGGTCCCCGACTTCGTCGCCAATTCCGGCACCAACGCCTGGTGGTGGTGGACCCTCTTCGGCGACATCGACGCGTCCGTCCCCCAGGCCACCCACCAGATCCGCACCGAGATGCGCCGCATCCTCACCACCGTCTTCACCCTCGCCCGCGCCACCAGCACCACCCTCCGCCAGGCGGCGTTGTCCTTCACCGCCGACCAGCAGGCCGCCATCGCCGCCCTGCCATAG
- a CDS encoding TetR/AcrR family transcriptional regulator, whose translation MPRKTATARRAEVLDETLTQIRALGMAAVRVADVAEASGVSPALIIYHFGTKENLLSEALVHACAQDLSTVDSIVGGPGSPPARLLAALDWYSPTGPARGWTIWIDAWSVALRDRALARVLADLQRRWIDAIAAVIDEGVAADLFPSVDSAAAASRLTSFLDGLAVRSVVHKARLPRRELHASLIRQLTWELSVSAMVFTEA comes from the coding sequence ATGCCGAGGAAGACCGCGACGGCGCGGCGGGCCGAGGTGCTCGACGAGACGCTCACCCAGATCCGCGCATTGGGCATGGCCGCCGTGCGCGTCGCCGACGTCGCCGAGGCCAGCGGCGTCAGCCCCGCCTTGATCATCTACCACTTCGGCACCAAGGAGAACCTGCTGTCCGAGGCGCTCGTGCACGCCTGCGCCCAGGATCTCTCCACTGTGGACTCCATCGTCGGCGGCCCCGGCTCGCCGCCGGCCCGACTCCTCGCCGCCCTCGACTGGTACTCCCCCACCGGTCCCGCCCGCGGCTGGACCATCTGGATCGACGCGTGGTCGGTTGCCTTGCGAGACAGGGCGTTGGCGCGGGTGTTGGCCGATCTTCAGCGGCGGTGGATCGACGCAATCGCTGCCGTCATCGACGAGGGCGTTGCCGCCGACCTGTTTCCCTCCGTCGACTCCGCCGCCGCCGCTTCTCGCCTCACGTCCTTCTTGGACGGTCTCGCCGTGCGTTCCGTCGTGCACAAGGCGCGGCTACCCCGCCGTGAGCTCCACGCCTCGCTCATCCGCCAGCTGACCTGGGAGCTCTCCGTGTCAGCCATGGTGTTCACCGAGGCCTAG
- a CDS encoding FMN-binding glutamate synthase family protein, whose product MRITVVAVLWLVALASTALVGAFSPWWLFLTVPLLAVAILGAYDLIQRKHSVLRNYPVLGHLRFLLEALRPELQQYFVERNFDGRPYDRDVRSIVYERAKGTDAEEPFGTERDVYAVGHEYLKASIAPLPVPDAPPKVMIGGPDCSKPYEMALLNVSAMSFGSLSANAVLALNKGAELGGFAHDTGEGGLSDYHLRHGGDLVWEIGTGYFGCRTKDGGFDEQEFADKAAHDSVRCVSLKLSQGAKPGVGGVLPGSKVNKEIAAVRDVPLGRTVISPPYHRVFSTPRELVRFIAHMRELAGGKPTGFKLCLGSRQQFLAVCKAMLAEGTAPDFIIVDGAEGGTGAAPLEYADNLGTPLTEGLITVHNALVGAGLRTKIRIGASGKVATGSDIVKRLLQGADYTNAARAMMFAVGCIQAQRCHTNRCPVGVTTQDARRARALDVEDKSLRVQRFQQSTVRSAVQIMSSMGVHGPDELRPHMLCRRTDPVTVRTYAELYEWLRPGELLDEPPRGWAEDWAAADPDRFAV is encoded by the coding sequence GTGCGGATCACGGTGGTGGCGGTGCTGTGGCTGGTCGCGCTGGCGTCGACGGCGCTGGTCGGGGCGTTCTCGCCCTGGTGGCTGTTCCTGACGGTCCCGCTGCTGGCCGTGGCGATCCTGGGTGCCTACGACCTCATCCAGCGCAAACACTCGGTGCTGCGCAACTACCCGGTCCTCGGCCACCTGCGCTTCCTGCTGGAGGCGCTGCGCCCGGAACTCCAGCAGTACTTCGTCGAACGGAATTTCGACGGCCGCCCGTACGACCGGGACGTGCGCAGCATCGTCTACGAACGGGCCAAGGGCACGGATGCGGAGGAACCGTTCGGCACGGAACGCGACGTCTACGCCGTCGGTCACGAGTACCTCAAGGCCTCGATCGCCCCGCTGCCGGTCCCGGACGCCCCACCGAAGGTCATGATCGGTGGCCCGGACTGCTCGAAACCGTACGAAATGGCGCTGCTCAACGTGTCGGCGATGAGCTTCGGCTCGCTGTCGGCCAACGCGGTGCTGGCCCTGAACAAAGGGGCCGAACTCGGCGGATTCGCCCATGACACCGGCGAAGGCGGCCTGTCCGACTACCACCTGCGACATGGTGGCGACCTGGTGTGGGAGATCGGCACCGGCTACTTCGGCTGCCGCACCAAGGACGGCGGCTTCGACGAACAGGAGTTCGCCGACAAGGCTGCGCACGACAGCGTCCGCTGCGTGTCGCTGAAGCTGTCGCAGGGCGCGAAACCGGGCGTCGGCGGCGTGCTGCCGGGCAGCAAGGTCAACAAGGAGATCGCCGCGGTTCGCGACGTTCCGCTAGGCCGGACGGTGATCTCGCCGCCGTACCACCGGGTCTTCAGCACGCCGCGTGAACTGGTCCGATTCATCGCCCACATGCGGGAGCTCGCCGGCGGCAAGCCGACGGGTTTCAAGCTCTGCCTGGGATCCCGCCAACAGTTCCTCGCGGTGTGCAAGGCGATGCTGGCCGAGGGCACCGCCCCCGACTTCATCATCGTTGACGGCGCGGAAGGCGGCACCGGCGCGGCCCCGCTGGAGTACGCCGACAACCTCGGCACGCCGCTGACCGAAGGCCTGATCACCGTGCACAACGCGCTGGTCGGCGCCGGCCTCCGTACGAAGATCAGGATCGGCGCCAGCGGCAAGGTCGCCACCGGCAGCGACATCGTGAAACGCCTGCTGCAAGGGGCCGATTACACCAACGCGGCGCGGGCGATGATGTTCGCGGTCGGCTGCATCCAGGCGCAGCGCTGCCACACCAACCGCTGCCCGGTCGGCGTCACGACCCAGGACGCACGCCGCGCACGGGCGCTGGACGTCGAGGACAAGTCGCTGCGGGTGCAACGATTCCAGCAGTCGACGGTGCGCAGCGCCGTGCAGATCATGTCCTCGATGGGCGTACACGGCCCCGACGAGCTGCGGCCGCACATGCTCTGCCGCCGAACGGATCCCGTGACGGTTCGCACGTACGCCGAGCTCTACGAGTGGCTGCGACCCGGTGAGCTGCTGGATGAGCCGCCGCGGGGCTGGGCCGAGGACTGGGCGGCGGCCGATCCGGACCGGTTCGCGGTGTGA
- a CDS encoding efflux RND transporter periplasmic adaptor subunit: MRTTVLAGVCAAVLLTAACSAGGPTPEPPGLAARDTTMTTVKPAHQDLSNQVSLTGKVALDPVFGIAAPVDGQVRYLDVKQPDATPTAPTPVANIWAGGKSTRVDVPAGATFSGRLVDDKSTVTAGMPAASAKFAGYGIVADLDGAQAYRIAAATGTVQAQIKDGPGPFPCTILGTIAALPAGTPAPSTPTTQAPPKSGAAGPTFLPPGVTQQPQQPSEPTGLRLVCTAPAGVKMINGVAATLQVVTATTKDALVLPVEAVAGSQGTGKVDVVVDGHRQTKDVTLGLTDGKNIEIKSGLTGDETIAVPGPNLPAPPQAGGPTR, translated from the coding sequence GTGCGGACAACTGTCCTCGCCGGCGTGTGCGCGGCCGTCCTGTTGACGGCCGCGTGCTCAGCGGGCGGGCCAACGCCGGAGCCGCCGGGCCTCGCCGCCCGCGACACGACGATGACCACGGTGAAGCCGGCGCACCAGGACCTGAGCAACCAGGTCAGCCTGACCGGGAAGGTGGCGCTGGACCCGGTGTTCGGCATCGCGGCGCCGGTCGACGGCCAGGTGCGCTACCTGGACGTGAAGCAGCCGGACGCGACGCCGACGGCCCCGACGCCGGTGGCCAACATCTGGGCCGGCGGCAAGTCGACCCGGGTCGACGTCCCGGCCGGCGCGACGTTCAGCGGCCGCCTGGTCGACGACAAGTCGACCGTCACCGCGGGCATGCCGGCGGCCTCGGCCAAGTTCGCCGGCTACGGCATCGTGGCCGATCTCGACGGCGCGCAGGCCTACCGGATCGCGGCGGCGACCGGCACGGTGCAGGCGCAGATCAAGGACGGCCCCGGGCCGTTCCCGTGCACGATCCTCGGCACCATCGCGGCGTTGCCGGCCGGCACGCCCGCGCCGTCGACGCCGACCACCCAGGCGCCGCCGAAGTCGGGTGCGGCCGGCCCGACCTTCCTGCCGCCGGGCGTCACCCAGCAACCGCAGCAGCCGTCCGAGCCGACGGGTCTGCGCCTGGTCTGCACGGCCCCGGCCGGCGTGAAGATGATCAACGGTGTGGCGGCCACGCTCCAGGTGGTCACCGCGACCACGAAGGACGCGCTGGTGTTGCCGGTCGAGGCGGTCGCCGGCAGCCAGGGCACCGGCAAGGTGGACGTGGTGGTGGACGGCCACCGCCAGACCAAGGACGTCACGCTCGGCCTGACCGACGGCAAGAACATCGAGATCAAGTCCGGGCTGACCGGCGACGAGACGATCGCCGTGCCGGGCCCGAATTTGCCGGCGCCGCCGCAGGCCGGCGGTCCGACGCGATGA
- a CDS encoding ABC transporter ATP-binding protein: protein MTEPLIRLSGVTKTLKGQEEPRTVLNGVDLTLHSGQSVAVLGRSGSGKSTLLSLIGLFDRPDNGQYLLRDNDITRVSERRAASLRSSEFGFVFQRFFLLKHLTAAQNVTMALVNGQGWLPRRKRRAKVMAALEQVGIAHLAKHRPARLSGGEQQRVAIARALVRDPKILLADEPTGALDAETGNLVVEVLRSATDRGCGLILVTHDRDHAAKMGSVLHLADGVLGPVTA from the coding sequence ATGACCGAACCGCTGATCCGGCTCTCCGGCGTGACGAAAACCCTTAAGGGCCAGGAAGAACCGCGAACCGTGCTGAACGGCGTCGACCTCACGCTCCACAGTGGACAGAGTGTCGCCGTGCTCGGCCGGTCCGGCTCGGGCAAGAGCACCCTGCTGTCCCTGATCGGCCTGTTCGACCGGCCCGACAACGGCCAGTATCTGTTACGGGACAACGACATCACCCGCGTGTCCGAACGCAGGGCGGCCTCGCTGCGCAGCAGCGAGTTCGGCTTCGTGTTCCAGCGGTTCTTCCTGCTCAAGCACTTGACCGCCGCGCAGAACGTGACGATGGCCCTGGTCAACGGCCAGGGCTGGCTGCCGCGCCGCAAGCGCCGGGCCAAGGTGATGGCGGCGCTGGAGCAGGTCGGCATCGCCCACCTGGCCAAGCATCGCCCGGCCCGGCTGTCCGGCGGCGAGCAGCAGCGGGTGGCCATCGCCCGCGCGCTGGTCCGCGACCCGAAGATCCTCCTGGCCGACGAGCCGACCGGTGCGCTCGACGCGGAGACCGGCAACCTGGTGGTCGAGGTGCTGCGGTCGGCGACGGATCGGGGCTGCGGCCTGATTCTCGTGACGCACGACCGTGATCACGCGGCCAAGATGGGCAGCGTGCTGCACCTGGCCGACGGCGTGCTCGGTCCGGTGACGGCATGA
- a CDS encoding ABC transporter permease, which yields MIRLSGRLRSALIIGLQGIRSRKLRTLLSMVSLFLGVLAVVAVQAGSQIAERAALGDVELNEGVDGTLQMYLPQNDKAPSIVLDTVQGKKSAVALSSTRAFIGEPNVTPINKGGGPIDQPGYGGGYYCTANGVCSQDAPGEQGPPGKAIELTLTAMTGDVRKFMPYRLQSGQWLDFASAPSLAPRIVINTKAATAFERYKVPAQMRITGAPVDSTPQIIGVVDDGGYQPAAYVRYDELANWLPSDPNSSLRVLLSPADTAVQQTLTARLVAAGVPADQVHLQPINSKERVAKQLALMRWIFLGMAALVLLIGVAGILNVGLATVGERIEEFALRRALGTPRLLLAGIVLAETLLTGLFTSVLAIGAGILGLRVAVMMFGQGDRFAFLRDMGFPWQAGVAGVVAGLIAGLLGGSIPALRAARIPIATVMRA from the coding sequence ATGATCCGACTGTCCGGCCGGCTGCGCTCGGCCCTGATCATCGGCCTGCAGGGCATCCGGTCCCGCAAGCTGCGCACGCTGTTGTCCATGGTCAGCCTGTTCCTCGGCGTGCTCGCGGTGGTCGCCGTGCAGGCCGGTTCGCAGATCGCGGAACGGGCGGCGCTTGGCGACGTCGAGCTGAACGAAGGCGTCGACGGCACGCTCCAGATGTACCTGCCGCAGAACGACAAGGCGCCGTCGATCGTGCTGGATACCGTGCAGGGCAAGAAGAGCGCGGTCGCGTTGAGCTCGACCCGGGCCTTCATCGGCGAGCCGAACGTCACGCCGATCAACAAGGGCGGCGGCCCGATCGACCAGCCCGGTTACGGCGGCGGCTACTACTGCACGGCCAACGGGGTGTGCAGCCAGGACGCGCCCGGCGAGCAGGGACCGCCGGGGAAGGCGATCGAGCTGACGCTCACCGCGATGACCGGCGATGTCCGGAAGTTCATGCCGTATCGGCTGCAATCGGGGCAGTGGCTGGACTTCGCCTCGGCCCCGTCGCTGGCCCCGCGCATCGTGATCAACACGAAGGCGGCAACGGCGTTCGAGCGCTACAAGGTGCCGGCGCAGATGCGGATCACCGGCGCGCCGGTGGACTCGACGCCGCAGATCATCGGCGTGGTCGACGACGGCGGATACCAGCCGGCCGCGTACGTCCGCTACGACGAGCTGGCCAACTGGCTGCCGAGCGACCCGAACTCCTCGCTGCGGGTTCTGTTGTCCCCGGCCGACACGGCGGTGCAGCAGACCCTCACGGCTCGGCTGGTCGCCGCCGGCGTGCCGGCCGACCAGGTGCACCTACAGCCGATCAACTCCAAGGAGCGTGTGGCCAAGCAGCTGGCGCTGATGCGCTGGATCTTCCTCGGCATGGCCGCGTTGGTGCTGCTCATCGGCGTCGCCGGCATTCTCAACGTCGGTCTGGCCACGGTCGGCGAACGCATCGAGGAATTCGCGCTGCGCCGGGCCCTGGGCACGCCAAGGCTTTTGCTGGCCGGCATCGTGCTGGCCGAGACGTTGCTGACCGGCCTGTTCACGTCCGTGCTGGCGATCGGAGCGGGGATTCTGGGCCTGCGGGTGGCGGTGATGATGTTCGGCCAGGGCGACCGGTTCGCGTTCCTGCGGGACATGGGCTTCCCGTGGCAGGCCGGTGTCGCCGGTGTCGTCGCCGGGCTGATCGCCGGCCTGCTCGGCGGCAGCATCCCGGCGCTGCGGGCGGCCCGCATTCCCATCGCGACGGTGATGCGGGCCTGA
- a CDS encoding DUF309 domain-containing protein: MDPSGSRDRDAAGRARNARPRDGLGRPLAHGAPGVERQPEGIVRTPAQTLAEAQDLLDVGRPFHAHEVLEDAWKSSDEPHRQLWRGMAQLAVGLTHAARGNRAGAMSLLRRGAGNIEPYRGEKPYGIDIAGLVGWAERVADDGGVHTDPPRLMSGRAPY; the protein is encoded by the coding sequence ATGGATCCAAGCGGCTCAAGGGATCGGGACGCGGCCGGTCGGGCCCGCAACGCGCGTCCGCGCGACGGGCTCGGCCGGCCGCTCGCGCACGGCGCCCCCGGCGTCGAACGCCAGCCGGAAGGCATCGTCCGCACACCGGCGCAAACGCTTGCCGAGGCCCAGGACCTGCTCGATGTCGGACGGCCGTTCCACGCCCACGAGGTGCTGGAAGACGCCTGGAAGTCGTCCGACGAGCCGCATCGGCAGCTGTGGCGGGGGATGGCCCAGCTGGCCGTCGGCCTGACCCACGCCGCTCGCGGCAACCGCGCCGGGGCGATGTCCCTGCTGCGCCGAGGGGCCGGCAACATCGAGCCGTACCGCGGGGAGAAACCGTACGGAATCGACATTGCCGGCCTGGTCGGCTGGGCCGAGCGGGTGGCCGACGACGGCGGCGTGCACACGGATCCGCCGCGACTCATGTCAGGAAGGGCCCCTTACTGA
- a CDS encoding DUF3761 domain-containing protein produces the protein MEHHRDDRRAPADDHRRTATPSNHAGRRAGSADAHPDGLRRRRVPQRRRRLRAPPGRRARSPAGATAKCKDGTYSFSQHRSGTCSGHGGVAVWL, from the coding sequence ATCGAGCACCACCGAGACGACCGTCGCGCCCCCGCCGACGACCACCGTCGCACCGCCACCCCCAGTAACCACGCAGGCCGCCGCGCCGGCTCCGCAGACGCACACCCAGACGGCCTGCGGCGCCGACGAGTACCGCAACGTCGACGGCGTCTGCGTGCACCGCCCGGTCGCCGCGCCCGGTCCCCCGCCGGCGCGACGGCGAAGTGCAAGGACGGCACGTACAGCTTCAGCCAGCACCGGTCGGGCACCTGCTCCGGCCACGGCGGCGTCGCCGTCTGGCTCTGA
- a CDS encoding GbsR/MarR family transcriptional regulator, with product MTERDAEAVSKFIERFALVLAESGVPRMPARVFVGLLASENGQLTAGELAELLSVSPAAVSGAVRYLTQVHLVVREREPGSKRDHYRVRGDSWYESAMNRERLLTLWSEALLEGVDAVGPKTDAGERLRESVEFFEFLRVEIPLVLERWRSRNATN from the coding sequence GTGACCGAGCGTGACGCCGAGGCCGTATCGAAGTTCATCGAGCGATTCGCCCTGGTGCTGGCCGAATCCGGGGTGCCGCGGATGCCGGCCCGGGTCTTCGTCGGCCTGCTCGCGTCCGAGAACGGCCAGCTCACCGCCGGTGAGCTGGCCGAACTGCTGTCGGTGAGCCCGGCCGCCGTCTCCGGCGCCGTGCGCTACCTCACCCAGGTGCACCTGGTCGTGCGTGAGCGCGAGCCCGGCTCCAAGCGTGATCACTACCGGGTCCGCGGTGACAGCTGGTACGAGTCGGCGATGAACCGCGAGCGCCTGCTCACGCTGTGGTCCGAGGCGCTGCTGGAAGGTGTCGACGCGGTCGGCCCGAAGACCGACGCCGGCGAGCGGCTGCGCGAGTCGGTGGAGTTCTTCGAGTTCCTGCGGGTCGAGATCCCCTTGGTCCTCGAACGCTGGCGGTCACGTAACGCAACGAACTAG
- a CDS encoding ABC transporter ATP-binding protein, with protein MTTAISVSGLRKAFGRTQALDGLDLTVHTGEVHGFLGPNGAGKSTTIRVLLGLLRADGGRAELLGGDPWRDATELHRRLAYVPGDVTLWPTLSGGEVIDLLGRLRGGLDPKRRKDLLERFDLDPTKKGRTYSKGNRQKVALVAALASDVELLILDEPTSGLDPLMEEVFRDCIARERQDGRTVLLSSHVLAEVEALCDRVSIIRSGRTVESGTLAELRHLTRTSITAELASPLSGVDTMTGVHDYSAQGNKVQFEVDTAELDAVLRKLTEFGVRSLISQPPTLEQLFLRHYEVSA; from the coding sequence ATGACCACCGCCATCTCGGTGTCCGGCCTGCGCAAGGCGTTCGGCCGCACCCAGGCGCTCGACGGACTCGACCTCACCGTGCACACCGGCGAGGTCCACGGTTTCCTGGGCCCGAACGGCGCCGGGAAGTCCACCACCATCCGTGTCCTGCTCGGCCTGCTGCGCGCCGACGGCGGCCGCGCCGAGCTGCTCGGCGGCGACCCCTGGCGGGACGCGACCGAGCTGCACCGCCGCCTGGCCTACGTGCCGGGCGATGTCACGCTCTGGCCGACGCTGTCCGGGGGCGAGGTAATCGACCTGCTCGGCCGGCTGCGTGGCGGTCTCGATCCCAAGCGCCGCAAGGACTTGCTGGAGCGCTTCGACCTGGACCCGACCAAGAAGGGGCGGACCTACTCCAAGGGCAACCGGCAGAAGGTCGCGCTGGTCGCCGCGCTCGCGTCCGACGTGGAGCTGCTCATCCTGGACGAGCCGACCTCCGGCCTGGATCCGTTGATGGAAGAGGTGTTCCGGGACTGCATCGCCCGCGAACGCCAGGACGGCCGGACGGTGTTGCTGTCCAGCCACGTGCTGGCCGAGGTCGAGGCACTGTGTGACCGGGTGAGCATCATCCGCAGCGGCAGGACCGTCGAGTCCGGCACGCTGGCCGAGCTCCGGCATCTGACCCGTACGTCGATCACGGCCGAGCTGGCCTCGCCACTGTCCGGTGTGGACACCATGACCGGCGTGCACGACTATTCGGCCCAGGGCAACAAGGTTCAGTTCGAGGTGGACACCGCCGAGCTGGATGCCGTGCTGCGCAAGCTGACCGAGTTCGGTGTGCGCAGCCTGATCAGCCAGCCGCCGACGCTGGAGCAGCTGTTCCTGCGGCACTACGAGGTGAGCGCGTGA